In one window of Myxococcus virescens DNA:
- the fadI gene encoding acetyl-CoA C-acyltransferase FadI yields MASEKRNGPRRVAIVRGLRTPFVKAGSVFSGLTALDLGRLVVQELVQKTDLDPNVIDQVVFGQVIPTLTAPSIAREVVIAAGLPKKIDAFTVSRACATSIQAMTTAANAIATGEADVIIAGGTESMSDAPIFTSRPLAHALVAASKGRSLPDKLKPFQRLKAKDLLPVPPAIAEYSSGMTMGESAEKMAKENGISREEQDRIAFNSHRNAAKAWKDGLFDNEVMHVVVPPKFDKTAERDNIVREDSSMEALGQLKPAFDRKYGSITAGNASPLTDGAAALLLMSEEKARVLGYEPLGFLRSHAYAATDPGDQLLQGPAYAVPTALKRAGMTLADIDLVEMHEAFAAQVASNIQALASPAFAKKAGWSAPVGEIDRERLNVTGGSIAIGHPFGATGARIVTQALNELKRRNKNTAMCTVCAAGGLGAVVILERA; encoded by the coding sequence ATGGCAAGCGAGAAGCGCAACGGCCCCCGAAGGGTGGCCATCGTCCGCGGCCTGCGGACCCCGTTCGTCAAGGCGGGGTCCGTGTTCTCGGGGCTGACGGCGCTGGATTTGGGCCGCCTGGTGGTCCAGGAGCTGGTCCAGAAGACGGACCTGGACCCGAACGTCATCGACCAGGTGGTGTTCGGCCAGGTCATCCCCACGTTGACGGCTCCGTCCATTGCCCGCGAGGTCGTCATCGCGGCGGGGCTGCCGAAGAAGATTGATGCCTTCACGGTGTCGCGCGCGTGCGCCACGTCCATCCAGGCGATGACGACGGCGGCCAACGCGATTGCCACGGGCGAGGCGGACGTCATCATCGCCGGTGGCACCGAGTCCATGTCGGACGCGCCCATCTTCACCAGCCGGCCGCTGGCCCACGCGCTGGTGGCGGCGTCCAAGGGGCGCTCGCTGCCGGACAAGCTCAAGCCCTTCCAGCGCCTCAAGGCCAAGGATTTGCTGCCGGTGCCCCCGGCCATCGCCGAGTACTCCTCCGGCATGACGATGGGGGAGAGCGCGGAGAAGATGGCCAAGGAGAACGGCATCTCCCGCGAGGAGCAGGACCGCATCGCCTTCAACTCGCACCGCAACGCGGCCAAGGCGTGGAAGGACGGCCTGTTCGACAACGAGGTCATGCACGTCGTCGTGCCGCCGAAGTTCGACAAGACGGCGGAGCGCGACAACATCGTCCGTGAGGACTCCAGCATGGAGGCGCTGGGGCAGCTCAAGCCGGCGTTCGACCGCAAGTACGGCTCGATTACGGCGGGCAACGCGTCGCCGCTGACGGACGGCGCCGCGGCGCTGCTGCTGATGAGCGAGGAGAAGGCGCGCGTGCTGGGCTACGAGCCGCTGGGCTTTTTGCGCAGCCACGCCTACGCGGCCACGGACCCGGGCGACCAGCTGCTCCAGGGCCCGGCCTACGCGGTGCCCACGGCGCTCAAGCGCGCGGGCATGACGCTGGCGGACATCGACCTGGTGGAGATGCACGAGGCCTTCGCCGCGCAGGTGGCCAGCAACATCCAGGCGCTGGCGTCCCCGGCCTTCGCGAAGAAGGCGGGCTGGAGCGCGCCGGTGGGCGAAATCGATCGGGAGCGGCTGAACGTGACGGGTGGCTCCATCGCCATCGGTCACCCCTTCGGGGCCACGGGGGCGCGCATCGTCACCCAGGCCCTCAATGAGCTGAAGCGTCGGAACAAGAACACGGCGATGTGCACCGTCTGCGCGGCGGGCGGCCTGGGCGCAGTCGTCATCCTGGAGCGTGCGTGA